The Salvelinus namaycush isolate Seneca chromosome 38, SaNama_1.0, whole genome shotgun sequence genome includes a window with the following:
- the LOC120032270 gene encoding thymidine phosphorylase-like encodes MAHQEQSTATFPEHIRKKRNGEQLSAGEIRDFVQGVKDKTIQESQIGAMLMAIWLQGMVAEETLALTKEMMMSGEVMSWPAEWEGLMVDKHSTGGVGDKISLVLAPALAACGCKVPMISGRGLAHTGGTLDKLESIPGYNVYQSVQQLHRILEEVGCCIVGQTDNLVPADKVMYALRDVTSTVDSLPLITGSIISKKGAESLSALVLDVKFGNAALYKDLGSAKSLAQSMVTVGNSLGIRTGAVLSRMNCPIGRCVGNTLEVMESLECLKGRGPDDILELVTSLGGLLLWMIGRAGSLEEGKKVISKTLQNGAALEKFQNMMIGQGVTSQIAASLCSTNADYYSILRRAHYQTELETQGHGTVLDIDGMVIAQVLHRLGAGRSKAGDPVNHSVGAELLVSLGQKVEKGQPWLRVHYETPALSAEQRLSLQGALTLGTADHLHTQPLVAEIILP; translated from the exons ATGGCGCACCAGGAGCAGAGCACAGCCACTTTCCCCGAGCACATCCGCAAGAAACGGAACGGTGAACAGCTGAGCGCTGGGGAGATCCGAGACTTCGTACAGGGTGTCAAGGACAAGACCATCCAAGAGAGTCAgattg gagcCATGCTGATGGCAATCTGGCTGCAGGGAATGGTAGCGGAGGAGACTCTCGCACTGACGAAGGAGATGATGATGTCAGGGGAAGTGATGTCATGGCCGGCAGAGTGGGAGGGGCTAATGGTGGATAAACACTCGACGGGTGGAGTGGGGGACAAGATCAGCCTGGTGCTGGCTCCTGCTCTGGCTGCCTGCGGCTGTAAG GTACCCATGATAAGTGGCAGAGGTCTGGCGCACACAGGCGGCACGCTGGACAAACTGGAGTCCATCCCTGGTTATAACGTCTATCAGTCAGTACAAcag CTGCATCGAATCCTGGAGGAGGTTGGCTGTTGCATTGTAGGACAGACAGATAACCTGGTGCCTGCTGACAAGGTCATGTACGCTCTGAGAGACGTTACGTCTACAGTCGACAGCCTCCCACTCATCACAG GCTCTATCATCTCTAAGAAGGGTGCTGAGTCTCTGAGTGCGTTGGTTCTGGATGTGAAGTTTGGGAATGCAGCTCTCTACAAAGACCTGGGCAGTGCCAAGTCACTGGCCCAGTCCATG GTGACAGTTGGGAACAGTTTGGGGATCCGTACGGGGGCGGTGCTTAGTCGTATGAACTGTCCTATTGGTCGCTGTGTGGGGAACACTCTGGAAGTGATGGAGTCCCTGGAGTGTCTAAAGGGGAGGGGCCCCGACGACATACTGGAGCTGGTCACAAGTCTGG gtgggctGCTGTTGTGGATGATTGGCCGTGCAGGGAGCCTGGAGGAGGGTAAAAAGGTGATCTCTAAAACCCTGCAGAATGGTGCAGCCCTGGAAAAGTTCCAGAACATGATGATTGGTCAGGGAGTAACCAGTCAGATCGCTGCATCACTCTGTTCAACCAACGCAGACTACTACAGCATCTTGAGAAGGGCACACTACCAGACAGAACTGGAGACACAGGGccacg GGACAGTGCTGGACATAGATGGCATGGTCATTGCTCAGGTGCTGCACAGGTTGGGGGCGGGACGTTCGAAGGCCGGAGACCCTGTCAATCACAGCGTGGGGGCGGAGCTTCTGGTGTCTTTGGGACAGAAGGTGGAGAAAG GGCAGCCATGGCTGCGTGTCCACTACGAGACTCCGGCGCTGAGTGCAGAGCAGAGACTCAGTCTACAAGGGGCGCTGACACTGGGGACCGCCGACCATTTACACACA
- the si:ch73-139j3.4 gene encoding CD82 antigen, translated as MKVDDKFQILKFFAAVFNSVFLILGLCIFGCAVWILFDKDNFISVLSSVEVKTVAGGLFIIGLVVVGVTILGCMGAQLGNRCFLLLYMGFLICIVLGQLFVTFILLLNHGKITSKMKIEVDKIITEYGTNPENQRHWKLLDNVQRYGHCCGMQSPNDWQSNMFIKNNSLIEVYPCSCFNTTDCPAVSGFSTLLFGNGTQIHPQRCVDIITNWLKENTLTIVSMEVGLLIIQVLQFIVAVYLYQTVGQKAKLRNVSQLIRSEEHCEPNPDFLDDPDYPDQNHAYPEPNQAYPEPNQAYAHTNLAYPEQILAYPEQIIAYPEQILAYPDDQHQADFGPNHSYHR; from the exons ATGAAGGTGGACGACAAGTTTCAAATTCTGAAATTCTTTGCAGCAGTTTTCAACTCTGTTTTCCTG ATTCTGGGGCTTTGTATCTTTGGATGTGCGGTATGGATCTTGTTTGACAAAGACAATTTCATTTCTGTTCTCAGCTCTG ttgaggtGAAGACTGTAGCTGGGGGACTGTTCATCATTGGCCTGGTAGTGGTTGGTGTCACTATCCTGGGGTGTATGGGAGCCCAACTGGGGAACAGGTGCTTCCTACTACTG TATATGGGCTTCCTGATCTGCATCGTCCTTGGTCAGCTGTTTGTCACCTTCATCCTTTTGTTAAATCATGGAAAG ATCACATCTAAGATGAAAATAGAAGTGGATAAGATCATCACTGAATATGGAACAAACCCTGAGAATCAACGACATTGGAAGCTTCTGGATAATGTACAGCGCTAT gggcacTGCTGTGGTATGCAGAGTCCTAATGACTGGCAGAGCAACATGTTCATTAAGAACAACAGTCTGATAGAGGTGTACCCCTGTTCCTGTTTCAACACCACGGACTGTCCTGCCGTCTCAGGATTCAGCACACTGCTGTTTGGAAATGGAACACAGATCCATCCACag AGATGTGTAGACATAATCACCAACTGGCTGAAGGAGAACACTTTGACAATAGTGAGCATGGAAGTGGGCCTGCTAATCATTcag GTCCTCCAGTTTATAGTGGCTGTGTATCTGTACCAGACTGTTGGTCAGAAAGCCAAGCTGAGAAATGTTAGTCAACTGATTCGCTCTGAGGAACATTGTGAACCAAACCCTGACTTCCTTGATGACCCTGACTACCCTGACCAAAACCATGCCTATCCTGAACCAAACCAGGCCTATCCTGAACCAAACCAGGCCTACGCACATACAAACCTCGCCTACCCGGAACAAATCCTTGCCTACCCTGAACAAATCATTGCCTACCCTGAACAAATCCTTGCCTACCCTGATGACCAACACCAGGCCGACTTCGGACCAAACCATTCCTACCACCGCTAA
- the LOC120032163 gene encoding THAP domain-containing protein 5-like isoform X1: protein MPRYCAVKLCKNRGGTPSKENKRISFYPFPLQDEVRLQIWVDNMKREEWIPSRHQYLCSEHFTEDCFDLRWGIRYLKHTAFPTIFPHTHHDEDRAISTSKNTTKPKTRICDANIELIRSPSPPDKNTPLILKRTVRVEPVVVSVTPVPNPEDASESTVTTLLYERPLVSDTEASTPSEMVLGEVMLSETQAAVCEVNRERSGDSGGILTASCLNLSGETLQQLDTLDSTVTVLCCESVVPVGHFSECEATVDALHVALGQTFRIFPLELRREEWVGDREEGPGEGEHISVYEHSYSKQDTDQEQLWRKTASLHNKIMELDRREESTMAKIRSLESEMAHLKKSNIVFKEKQKLLEDYITSALL from the exons ATGCCCCGTTACTGTGCTGTAAAACTTTGCAAAAATCGTGGAGGAACACCCTCTAAAGAAAACAAGAGAATAAGCTTTTACCC GTTCCCCTTGCAAGATGAGGTCAGGCTGCAGATATGGGTAGACAACATGAAGCGAGAGGAGTGGATCCCCAGCAGACACCAGTACCTGTGTAGTGAACATTTCACTGAGGACTGCTTTGACCTGCGATGGGGGATCCGGTACCTGAAACACACTGCCTTCCCTACCATCTTCCCTCACACACACCAT GATGAAGATAGAGCCATTTCCACCAGTAAGAACACCACCAAGCCCAAAACCAGGATATGCGACGCCAACATTGAACTCATccgctccccctcccctcctgacAAGAATACACCTCTGATTCTGAAAAGGACAGTCAGAGTGGAACCAGTCGTGGTGAGTGTCactcctgtccctaaccctgaggATGCCAGTGAATCTAcggtcactacactgttatatGAAAGACCGCTTGTTTCAGACACAGAGGCCTCTACTCCTAGTGAAATGGTCCTGGGGGAGGTGATGCTCTCAGAGACCCAGGCTGCAGTGTGTGAGGTGAACAGAGAACGATCTGGAGACAGTGGTGGGATACTGACAGCCTCATGCTTGAACCTGTCTGGTGAGACACTGCAGCAGCTGGATACACTGGACTCCACTGTGACTGTGCTCTGCTGTGAATCCGTCGTCCCTGTCGGCCATTTCTCTGAATGTGAAGCCACGGTGGACGCCCTCCATGTGGCCCTCGGTCAGACGTTTAGGATCTTCCCTCTGGAGCTGCGGAGGGAGGAGTGGGTGGGAGACCGGGAGGAGGGCCCCGGGGAGGGGGAACACATCTCTGTGTACGAGCACTCCTACTCCAAACAGGACACGGACCAGGAACAGCTGTGGAGGAAGACAGCCAGCCTCCACAACAAGATCATGGAGCTGGATAGGAGAGAGGAAAGCACCATGGCTAAAATACGATCGCTTGAGAGCGAGATGGCACATCTGAAGAAGAGCAACATTGTTTTCAAAGAAAAGCAGAAATTACTAGAGGACTATATTACTTCTGCGTTGCTCTGA
- the LOC120032163 gene encoding THAP domain-containing protein 5-like isoform X2 has protein sequence MKREEWIPSRHQYLCSEHFTEDCFDLRWGIRYLKHTAFPTIFPHTHHDEDRAISTSKNTTKPKTRICDANIELIRSPSPPDKNTPLILKRTVRVEPVVVSVTPVPNPEDASESTVTTLLYERPLVSDTEASTPSEMVLGEVMLSETQAAVCEVNRERSGDSGGILTASCLNLSGETLQQLDTLDSTVTVLCCESVVPVGHFSECEATVDALHVALGQTFRIFPLELRREEWVGDREEGPGEGEHISVYEHSYSKQDTDQEQLWRKTASLHNKIMELDRREESTMAKIRSLESEMAHLKKSNIVFKEKQKLLEDYITSALL, from the exons ATGAAGCGAGAGGAGTGGATCCCCAGCAGACACCAGTACCTGTGTAGTGAACATTTCACTGAGGACTGCTTTGACCTGCGATGGGGGATCCGGTACCTGAAACACACTGCCTTCCCTACCATCTTCCCTCACACACACCAT GATGAAGATAGAGCCATTTCCACCAGTAAGAACACCACCAAGCCCAAAACCAGGATATGCGACGCCAACATTGAACTCATccgctccccctcccctcctgacAAGAATACACCTCTGATTCTGAAAAGGACAGTCAGAGTGGAACCAGTCGTGGTGAGTGTCactcctgtccctaaccctgaggATGCCAGTGAATCTAcggtcactacactgttatatGAAAGACCGCTTGTTTCAGACACAGAGGCCTCTACTCCTAGTGAAATGGTCCTGGGGGAGGTGATGCTCTCAGAGACCCAGGCTGCAGTGTGTGAGGTGAACAGAGAACGATCTGGAGACAGTGGTGGGATACTGACAGCCTCATGCTTGAACCTGTCTGGTGAGACACTGCAGCAGCTGGATACACTGGACTCCACTGTGACTGTGCTCTGCTGTGAATCCGTCGTCCCTGTCGGCCATTTCTCTGAATGTGAAGCCACGGTGGACGCCCTCCATGTGGCCCTCGGTCAGACGTTTAGGATCTTCCCTCTGGAGCTGCGGAGGGAGGAGTGGGTGGGAGACCGGGAGGAGGGCCCCGGGGAGGGGGAACACATCTCTGTGTACGAGCACTCCTACTCCAAACAGGACACGGACCAGGAACAGCTGTGGAGGAAGACAGCCAGCCTCCACAACAAGATCATGGAGCTGGATAGGAGAGAGGAAAGCACCATGGCTAAAATACGATCGCTTGAGAGCGAGATGGCACATCTGAAGAAGAGCAACATTGTTTTCAAAGAAAAGCAGAAATTACTAGAGGACTATATTACTTCTGCGTTGCTCTGA